CTTTCGATGGGGAAGAACTCATGAAGTTGATTGACAAGTTTTTGATTACTGACGAAAGTTTTGTTCCTCAAGGTGCTGGTTACTCATTATACTTGAGACCAACCTTGATAGGTACCACTGCCTCGTTAGGTGTTGGAACCCCAGACAAGGCCTTATTATATGTTATTGCTTCTCCAGTCGGTCCATACTACGGTACCGGTTTCAAGCCGGTTTCATTAGAAGCTACTGACTACGCTGTCAGAGCTTGGCCAGGTGGTGTTGGTAACCGTAAATTAGGTGCCAACTACGCCCCATGTATTTTACCTCAATTAGAAGCAGCTCAAAGAGGCTACCAACAAAACTTGTGGTTATTCGGTGACGAAGGTTATGTCACCGAAGTCGGAACCATGAATGTTTTCTTTGCTTTCAAGGATTCTGAGGGAAAGAAGGAATTAGTCACTGCCCCATTAGATGGTACCATTTTAGAAGGTGTCACCAGAGATTCCATCTTGCAGTTATGTAAGGAAAGATTACCTTCCGAATGGACTGTTGTCGAACGTAAATTTACAATCCacgaaattgaagaaagagcCGCAAAGGGTGAATTAATCGAAGCTTTCGGTGCTGGTACCGCTGCTGTCGTTTCTCCAATCGAGAGAATTGGTTGGAAGGGTAAGGATATCTCAGTTCCAATTACTGCTGGTGATGCTGGTGAATTAACTACACAGGTTGCTGAATGGATTAGAAAGATTCAATAcggtgaagaagaatacaAAAACTGGTCAAGAGTTGCTAAATAGGTTACTTAcagttgaatttaatatatgatTTATGCTTGTTTACTTTATAGCAGTAAAACCTATTTGTAATGCTAATCTATATGCTagttaattctttcaatatcaggtaatttttgaatttcatttaaaatataatccCTCTCATCGATTAGATTTGAATCGTTGAAACTGTTAATGTTAAAGTTTCTGAAAAATGCTATGAAATTCTCTTTATTCTTGATAAGGATATCCAAAATCTTTTGGGATTTTTTAGGCTTAGCAacgaaaaatttaaaaatatgGAACCCTTCGATCTGTAGATTTTTCAGCTTGTCACTTAACAACAACATGATTAATTTCAAGTTGTTTGTATCGTCGAAgtatttattcaaaaagaacTGGTTCTGTCTCTGCAAAACTAGCTCTGCCAATAATCTGACACTTTGGCGCTTTGTAACGTAATTGTTCGACTGAATCAACTGGTTTATATGGGATGTGAAGATCTCATAGTTACTGGCTAGAAATTCCGATACTAACTTCTTGTGCGTCGTCAATAAATCATGCAAAGTAATGAATGAATCAGTAGCAATCTCGAATATTGGGATTTGAACATACTTGAAATAGCTCCAAAACAATGGgttgttgatgatgaatttgttGATCGCTTCAAATTTGATGCAATCTCTCAAGATTTGCCCGCAGATCAACCCCGTTTCTTGGGTTTCCGGTCCCTTCATCAAAAGAACTAGTATATCGGGCTTCGAGTTAAGAAGGTAGCTTACGGTGGGAGAAGTGCTCCCAATCTGTCGTCGTAAGAGTGTCAGGAACAATATCAACACATCCTTTCTCGAATCAAAGTCCAATTTACGCATATTAGAGATCAAATGGTAGAGACAATCACTCGAATAAATCTCTTGTGCTAATTGTGATATTTGCTCCGGTTGCGGTTCACTATCGTCTCCCCCATGGAGAATCACCTTGATCTGCTTCAAATACCTTGAGCATTCGTCCTGATACTTCTTattgttatcattattaagaTCTAGCTTCGCCACTTGATCATTTAATACCCTAACCAAATCTGGCGCTGTTTTAGGATTCcttttaaataaaaatgcCATATCTTCTAATCCAATTTTCTGGCGCTTAATCTTCAAAAAACAAAATCACAacttattttatttacCAAATCCTTTAAAATTACTTAGCTGGCTATCTCACTTCCTTCTTATTCTCTTAATTTCCACCAAACCCTTAAAATTGCTATTATGGCGGCTCTATGTGTTCTATCAcctaatgaaattgaataagaaTCTTGATTTGCAGGTTTATCCGGGAGCTGGAGATTTTGCATGTTAGATTCTAGATCTATATGATCATATATCCGTAAGAACTAGTTGGATTCAGGAGGGTGTAGG
The nucleotide sequence above comes from Debaryomyces hansenii CBS767 chromosome A complete sequence. Encoded proteins:
- a CDS encoding DEHA2D06952p (highly similar to uniprot|P47176 Saccharomyces cerevisiae YJR148W BAT2 Cytosolic branched-chain amino acid aminotransferase); this translates as MQIFKQILNTTCRKSLMKGQNINNIRKMSLDSTKLEITKTTTPKEKLPNDQLIFGKTFTDHMLEIEWTQENGWGVPKISPYHNFSFDPSTVVFHYAFELFEGMKAYRDTNNQIRTFRSDKNMIRMNQSAERIALPTFDGEELMKLIDKFLITDESFVPQGAGYSLYLRPTLIGTTASLGVGTPDKALLYVIASPVGPYYGTGFKPVSLEATDYAVRAWPGGVGNRKLGANYAPCILPQLEAAQRGYQQNLWLFGDEGYVTEVGTMNVFFAFKDSEGKKELVTAPLDGTILEGVTRDSILQLCKERLPSEWTVVERKFTIHEIEERAAKGELIEAFGAGTAAVVSPIERIGWKGKDISVPITAGDAGELTTQVAEWIRKIQYGEEEYKNWSRVAK
- a CDS encoding DEHA2D06974p (similar to uniprot|P32464 Saccharomyces cerevisiae YKL189W HYM1 Component of the RAM signaling network), whose product is MAFLFKRNPKTAPDLVRVLNDQVAKLDLNNDNNKKYQDECSRYLKQIKVILHGGDDSEPQPEQISQLAQEIYSSDCLYHLISNMRKLDFDSRKDVLILFSTLLRRQIGSTSPTVSYLLNSKPDILVLLMKGPETQETGLICGQILRDCIKFEAINKFIINNPLFWSYFKYVQIPIFEIATDSFITLHDLLTTHKKLVSEFLASNYEIFTSHINQLIQSNNYVTKRQSVRLLAELVLQRQNQFFLNKYFDDTNNLKLIMLLLSDKSKNLQIEGFHIFKFFVAKPKKSQKILDILIKNKENFIAFFRNFNINSFNDSNLIDERDYILNEIQKLPDIERIN